One window of Lacerta agilis isolate rLacAgi1 chromosome 14, rLacAgi1.pri, whole genome shotgun sequence genomic DNA carries:
- the ATP1B2 gene encoding sodium/potassium-transporting ATPase subunit beta-2, with the protein MAVEKEKKTCGQLMTEWKEFIWNPRTHQFMGRTGSSWALILLFYLVFYGFLTALFTLTMWVMLQTVDQFNPKYQDRLSIPGVMIRPKTDALDITYNMSQTESWEEYVRMLNKFLEVYDNAKQVASNRDCIPGQYNEQVDNGVLNYPKTACQFNRTMLGECSGLNDTTYGYRDGRPCILVKMNRVIKFYAGDGKPINVSCTAKKEEDAQKLGEITMFPPNGNIDLMYFPYYGKKIHVNYTQPVVAVKFLNLTFNFDHHIECKVNAANVNTNDERDKFAGRVAFKIRVNKE; encoded by the exons ATGGCCGTCGAGAAGGAGAAGAAGACCTGCGGGCAACTCATGACGGagtggaaggaatttatatggAACCCGCGCACGCATCAGTTTATGGGGCGCACCGGGAGCAGCTGGG CTCTGATCCTGTTGTTCTACCTGGTCTTCTACGGCTTCCTCACGGCCCTCTTCACCCTCACGATGTGGGTGATGTTGCAGACGGTGGACCAGTTTAACCCCAAATACCAGGACCGCCTCTCCATCCCAG GCGTGATGATTCGCCCCAAGACGGACGCGCTGGACATCACTTACAACATGAGCCAGACTGAATCCTGGGAGGAATATGTGAGGATGCTAAATAAGTTTTTGGAGG TTTATGACAACGCCAAGCAAGTGGCCAGCAACCGGGACTGTATCCCGGGGCAGTACAACGAGCAGGTGGACAACGGGGTGCTGAACTACCCAAAGACGGCGTGCCAGTTCAACCGCACCATGCTGGGCGAATGCTCAGGCCTCAACGACACCACTTACGGGTACCGGGACGGGCGCCCCTGCATCCTCGTCAAGATGAACCGG GTCATCAAGTTCTACGCGGGAGACGGCAAGCCCATCAATGTCTCTTGCACGGCAAAG aAAGAGGAGGATGCCCAGAAACTGGGGGAGATAACAATGTTCCCTCCCAATGGAAACATTGACCTAATGTACTTTCCTTACTACGGCAAAAAAATTCAT GTAAACTACACGCAGCCCGTCGTGGCCGTCAAATTCCTCAACCTCACGTTCAACTTCGACCACCACATCGAGTGCAAGGTCAACGCCGCCAACGTCAACACGAACGACGAGCGGGACAAGTTTGCCGGCCGAGTGGCTTTCAAGATCCGGGTCAACAAAGAATGA